The stretch of DNA CTTCGCGAGCTGCTCGGCGAGATCCCCGAGGAGACCGCGGTGATCACCGGCCACGCCTCCTTCGGCCACCTCGCCCACGCCTATGGCCTGCGCTTCCTCTCGCCCCAGGGGCTCTCCACCGCCGCCGAGCCGAGCGCGGCCGACATGGCGCGGCTGATCGACGTGATCCGCGAGCAGGACGTCCGGGCGCTGTTCCACGAGAACATGACGAGCCCCGCCATGATCGACCAGCTGGCCGAGGAGACCGACCTGCCGGTGGCCGGCACCCTGCATGCCGACGCCCTGGCGAGCGAGGGCGAGGCCAGCACCTGGCTCGGCATGATGCGCCACAACGCCCGGGTGCTGCATGACGCCCTGGCCGAGCCGGGGCAGGGCGGCGACGGCGATCAGGCGCATGATCACGGCCATGACGCCCGGGACGAGGCGCACCCCGACCACGCGCACTGAGCCCCCCGGCCCGCACGATCCCGGCGCGTCCGCCGGCTCCCCTCCGACACGGGCGCCACCTACGGGTGGCGCCCGTTTTGTGACACCATCGAGCCATCCCTCTGTGCCAGGAGCCTCGCCATGCTCGAGTTCCGCCGGGTCACCAAGGCCTATGCCACGCCCCAGGGGCCGCTCGAGGTCCTCGCCGGGGTCGACCTCGCGCTTTCGGCCGGCGAGAGCCTGGCCCTGATGGGCGAGTCGGGCAGCGGCAAGTCGACCCTGCTGCACCTGGCCGCGGGCCTCGACCTGCCCGACCGCGGCGAGGTCCTGCTGGCCGGTCAGGCGATCTCGTCGCTGGACGAGCCGGCGCGGGCGGGACGACGCCGCGAGACCCTGGGCCTGGTGTTCCAGCAGTTCCACCTGGTGCCGAGCCTCTCGGTGCTCGACAACCTGCGCCTGCAGGCGCGCCTGGCGGGCCGCGAGCGGCCCGACTGGACGGCCGAGCTGGTCGAGCGCCTGGGCCTGGCCGGACTGGAGCGGCGCTACCCCGAGCAGCTCTCCGGCGGCCAGCAACAGCGCCTGGCCATCGGCCGGGCCCTGGCGCCCCGCCCGGCCCTGCTGCTCGCCGACGAGCCCACCGGCAACCTCGACGAGGCCACCGCCGGCGAGGTGCTCGACCTGCTGCTGGCGCTGGTGCGCGACACCGGCTGCAGCCTGCTGATGGTGACCCACAGCCCCCGGGTGGCCGCGCCGCTGCAGCGCTGCCTCAAGCTCTCCCGCGGGCGGCTGGCGCCGCATCACCCGTCGGAGCGCGACGCGTGAGCCCGACGCTGACCGCCCTGGCGACCCTGCTCTCCCACTATCGCCGCCACCCCGGCCAGCTGGCCATGCTGCTGCTGGGTCTGTGGGTGGCCGGCGCCCTGTGGAGCGGCGTGCAGGCGATCAACGCCTCGGCCCGGGACAGCTATGCCCGGGCCGAGGCGCTCTTCACCAGCGGCCTGGACCGCCTGGAGCGCCGCGACGGCGAACCGCTGGATCGTGCGGACTTCGTGGGCCTGCGCCGCGCGGGACTGGCCGTCTCGCCGCTGCTGGAGGGCAAGGTGGTCACCGTGCAGGGGGAACGGCTGACGGTGATCGGCATCGACCCGCTGACCCTGCCCGGCGACAGTGCCTTCGCCACGGCGGGCAGCCCATCCACCTCAACCCAAGGCGAGTTGACGGCCTTCTTCACGCCGCCCTGGCAGACCCGCCTGGCGCCGGAGACCGCGGCGCGGCTGGGACGCTCGGGCGAGGCGGCCCGCGGGGCCGAGCCCGCCCTCCGCGACGGCCGGCGGCTGCCGCCGCTGGCCGTCGCCCCGGCCCTGCCGCCGGACACCCTGGTGATGGACATCGCCGCGGCGTCGCGGCTGCTCGGCCGCGGCGACCGGATCAGCCGGCTGGTGACCGAGGCGGGCACCCTGGCGACGGCCCCCGAGGGCTATCGACTGATCCGGGCCGACACCCTGGCCGACCCCGGCGAGCTCACCGCCAGCTTCCACCTCAACCTCACCGCCATGGCGCTGCTCGCGCTGATCGTCGGGCTCTTCATCGTCCAGGCGGCGCTGGGCCTGGCGCTGGAGCAGCGCCTGGGGCTGCTGCGCACCCTGCGCGCCCTGGGCGTGCCGGGCCGCACCCTGGTCGGCCTGCTGGCCCTGGAGCTCGCCCTGCTGGGGCTCGTCGGCGCCCTGGCCGGCATCGCCAGCGGCGTCTGGCTCGCCCGCGCCCTGCTGCCGGACGTGGCCGCCACCCTGCAGAGCCTCTACGGCGCCTCGGTGGGCACCGCGCTGCACCTGCCCTGGCACTATTGGCTCGGCGGGCTCGGCGTGACCCTGGGCGGACTGCTGGTCGCCGGCAGCGGCACCCTGTGGCGAGCCGCCCGGCTCGGGGTGCTGGGGCTCGGCCAGGCCCAGGCCTGGCGCGCCGGCTTCCAGCGCCAGCTGAGGCGGCAGGCCGTCGCCGGCGCCCTCGCCGCCCTGCTGGCCCTGGCCACGGGGGCCTGGCTGGCCACCCGGCCCGCGGGCGAAGGGCTGCTGGCCGGCTTCCTGCTGGTCGCGGCCCTGATGCTGGCCTGCGCCCTCTGGCTGTCGCCGCTGCTGGCGGCGGGCCTGGCGTGGCTGGGAAGGCTCGCCCGGCACCGCCCCCTGGCCCAGTGGGCCCTGGCCGACCTCGAGCTCCAGCTGCCGAGGCTATCGCTGGCCATGATGGCGCTGCTGATCGCGCTCTCCGCCAACCTCGGGGTGGGCAGCATGGTCGGCGGCTTTCGCCTCACCTTCCTCGACTGGCTGGACCAGCGGCTGGCCGCCGACCTCTACCTGCGCCCCCCGGTCGAGCGGTTCGACGAGGTTCAGGCCTGGCTGGCCCGCCGCGACGAGGTCGCCGAGCTGCTGCCCACCGCCGGCACCGAATCGGTGCTGCTGGCGCGGGAGACAGGGGGGCAAGAAAAGGGCGAAGGCGAGGGTGAAGGAAAGGGAGAGAGCGGTCGCCGCGCCCCGCGGCTCCCGGTCACGCTGTTCGGCATCACCCCGGGCGAGCATCTCACCCCGACCTGGCCGCTGCTGGCGACGATGGCAGGCCGGGACGCGGCCTGGGCCGCCCTGACGGCCGGCGAGGC from Halomonas aestuarii encodes:
- a CDS encoding ABC transporter ATP-binding protein, with the protein product MLEFRRVTKAYATPQGPLEVLAGVDLALSAGESLALMGESGSGKSTLLHLAAGLDLPDRGEVLLAGQAISSLDEPARAGRRRETLGLVFQQFHLVPSLSVLDNLRLQARLAGRERPDWTAELVERLGLAGLERRYPEQLSGGQQQRLAIGRALAPRPALLLADEPTGNLDEATAGEVLDLLLALVRDTGCSLLMVTHSPRVAAPLQRCLKLSRGRLAPHHPSERDA
- a CDS encoding ABC transporter permease gives rise to the protein MSPTLTALATLLSHYRRHPGQLAMLLLGLWVAGALWSGVQAINASARDSYARAEALFTSGLDRLERRDGEPLDRADFVGLRRAGLAVSPLLEGKVVTVQGERLTVIGIDPLTLPGDSAFATAGSPSTSTQGELTAFFTPPWQTRLAPETAARLGRSGEAARGAEPALRDGRRLPPLAVAPALPPDTLVMDIAAASRLLGRGDRISRLVTEAGTLATAPEGYRLIRADTLADPGELTASFHLNLTAMALLALIVGLFIVQAALGLALEQRLGLLRTLRALGVPGRTLVGLLALELALLGLVGALAGIASGVWLARALLPDVAATLQSLYGASVGTALHLPWHYWLGGLGVTLGGLLVAGSGTLWRAARLGVLGLGQAQAWRAGFQRQLRRQAVAGALAALLALATGAWLATRPAGEGLLAGFLLVAALMLACALWLSPLLAAGLAWLGRLARHRPLAQWALADLELQLPRLSLAMMALLIALSANLGVGSMVGGFRLTFLDWLDQRLAADLYLRPPVERFDEVQAWLARRDEVAELLPTAGTESVLLARETGGQEKGEGEGEGKGESGRRAPRLPVTLFGITPGEHLTPTWPLLATMAGRDAAWAALTAGEAFINEQLALGQGIAPGDRLTLQAPGGRERVTVAAIYPDYGNPRGEVVLATSRLRERFAAPPGSVGIVLAEGQEAAPLTRALTARFDLDDEALIDQRRIKALSTDIFERTFAITRALNALTLAVAALALLASLLAQARERRRRLAPLWALGVPRRALAGLQLAQLGGAALVTSVLAVPLGIAITTCLVTVINVAAFGWRLPLHVFPGEIALTLATALVVALLAAGLPALTLWRTPPRALLAEEETT